CATGCAGAAGGATGTATTGAGCTAGAATCGGGACACAATTTTGAACAGGCTCTTACGGGTCTTGATGGTTGTGAAAGAATCTGGATCATTTTTCATTTTCATCATAATCCTGATTGGCAGCCGATGGTGTTACCTCCTCGTGGTAGTGATACTAAGTTAGGTGTGTTTGCTACCCGTTCGCCTTATCGCCCTAATGGCATTGGTATGAGCTGCGTAAAGGTCGCACGCATTGAGAAATTAAAGATTTTTGTTTCTGGTGCAGATATTCTTGATGGCAGTCCTGTGCTTGATATTAAGCCTTACGTGGCTTACGCGGATTCCTTTCCAGGAGTTGAACCTGCCTGGTTAAAAAACGCTGAGAAACATGTGATTTCTTTTTCCGAGCGCGCTAAAGAAAGTTTGCGCTATCTTGATAGTCACGGCGTCACTCAACTTCGTGGATTTTTACTTCATCAGTTAGAGTATGAGCCTACGAATTCTAGAAAAAAACGTGTGAAGGCTGCTGGTGAAGAATTTGTTATTGCCTATCGCACTTGGCGCGCGCGTTTTTCTGTCGCGAAAGACCAAGTGCAGGTCTTAGAGATTTTTTCAGGATATAGTTCTGCAGATTTAGAAAATGCGGATGATCCCTATGCAGATAAAATCATTCATAAGCAGTTTAAGAAGCTCTTTCAGCCTCTGTCGTAGTTGGTGGCGTAAGAGCCATCTGCGTTCGGATGTATCGATATAATGGGATAAACCCGACTATACGGCCGACGCTGCCGATGATGAATAGCCAATAATAGCCCGTTAAGTGTTCACCTAAAAGCCACAGGAATTTTCCACCTAAGTACGTTCCTAAGATGATCGCTGTTGAGTTTAAAAGATTATAAACAGTCAACACCGCGATTTTTTCGTCTTGCTTGATGTCTTTAAAGAATATCAACGAAAGACCTACTTCAACGAAGGCCCACGCAAGTCCGCTGATTAATTGTAAAAAGAAAATGTAAAGATGGCTGCTGCTTAAAGCCCACAGTGCTGGCAGTGGCGCCACGGCGCCTGCTCCGAATAATAACAAACTAAAACCTGAAGCAGACTTACGGAATCTTTCAATCGCTGTGATGGCTGCAATTTTTCCGATAAATAAGATGGCGATGGCCACCATATAGGTGCCGTAATCCATCTTAGCTTGCGCAAGCATGTAGGGGGTGACAAATGGTGACGAGATAAATACGGCGGCTTGAAACGGCGCTAAGAAAAAGAAAAATTGGCGCTTTGAAGTGTTGCTCCAAAAAACCTTCCAGGATTCTCTAAATCCCAATTTCTTTTCGTTGATCCATGCGGGATCAAAATACTGATTAGAAAGAATGTAGGAAGAAAATAAACGGCATGCAAAAGCGAAAGCGAATAATAATGTAAAGACGCTTGTGAATGGTCCGATTTCTACTTTGTTATGAAGAGCTACGCCTCCGGCCACTAGACCGATCAAGATTCCGAGCTGAGAAATTTTTGTTCTTTTTGAAAAGAAGGTGTTTCCTTCTTCAACGTTCACAAGGCGTCCCATCCACCAGTTCCATGCAAGACCTGATGAAAAGCCTGAGCCCCAATACAAAGTCAGAATAAAGAATAAAGTCCAAAAGTTCGGCGCGCGAGTGGCAGAGAAATAAATTAACGGAATAAACGTAAGGGCTTGAAGAATCGCAGAAGCCACGACCCAGTGTTTATGGGACTGAACCTGTTGCAAACCCCGTGGAGTGATCAGTTGCAAGATAGCGCCGCTTACCAATGGTAAACTTGCTAAGATTCCGGCGAAGATTTCGCCCATACCAATAGATAAAGAATAAGCTGGCAAGTAGGTCTCGCCAGCTCCGATAACTAAGGCGCTTAAAAAAGCGTCGATCAAACTAAGTCTTAAACTTCTTTCTCTCAAAACGGATCTATTCCTTATTTACCTTTGCGCGCCGCTTTTGCGCTTTCGATTTCAGCTTTGCACTCTGCTGAAAGTTTATCTTTGTTTTCTTTCATGCATTTGATGATTCTGCCTTTGCCTTGCTCTACGTTGCCGCAGTATTTTTCTTTGTCAGCTTGGCACGCATCCTTCATGTCTTTCATGTGCTCTTTCATTGTTTCAACATGGGCTTTGCATTCTGCAGAAAGTTTTTCTTTATTTTCTTTCATGCATTTGTGAAGACCTTTTCCTGGCTCCATACCCGCGCACAACGTTTCGCGATCTTTCGCGCAAGCTTCGTGTTTTTCGTGATTGTGGGCATTTGCAAATGAACTTAAGCCAAGAGTTAAAGCAGATACTAAGATGATTCTAATCATTGATGAATTCTCCTTTTCATTCATTCTAGCAAAGGAGATCTGAAGCATTCAAAATTTGTGTGGTCTAGGGACCTAGGGCGTAGCAAACAAAATCGCGCCTAGTGTGAGAGTCGTAAAAAACGATGCGACTAAAAAACACCACAGGTAACTGGCTAGAATAAAGAATCCGTCCTTTTCCATATGGCCGATGGCGCTAAGAATAATAGCGATCACGGGGACGGTGTTTGAAAAAGGAATCGGAAGCGGGAGCGATAAAAGGGCTGCGTTCACTACAATTGTTATGAGGTTTAAAAGGCGGAAAAACCAGTGGTCGTGAAAGAAAGCCCAACGCTCTTTAATGACCTTGGCAGCAAAGGTCCAGATCCGCTCGGCGATGTTTGAAACTTTTAAAACCACTTCCGAGGAAATCTTGTGATTTTCAAATCGTTTTGGAAGTTGAGGCGGCTTTCTTAAATAAAGAAATATGGCCACCAGAGCGATCATAAACCCTAAAGGCGTCGACAAACCCGGAATTGGTATGGGCTGAAGAAAAGGAAGGCAGAAAAAGATCATGATCAGGGCATGACCTTCCTCCCCTAGAACCGCAAATACGCG
This is a stretch of genomic DNA from Bdellovibrio reynosensis. It encodes these proteins:
- a CDS encoding exopolysaccharide biosynthesis protein, whose translation is MDLLQAEASKQDLTLHRVFAVLGEEGHALIMIFFCLPFLQPIPIPGLSTPLGFMIALVAIFLYLRKPPQLPKRFENHKISSEVVLKVSNIAERIWTFAAKVIKERWAFFHDHWFFRLLNLITIVVNAALLSLPLPIPFSNTVPVIAIILSAIGHMEKDGFFILASYLWCFLVASFFTTLTLGAILFATP
- the tsaA gene encoding tRNA (N6-threonylcarbamoyladenosine(37)-N6)-methyltransferase TrmO, producing the protein MASAKIEISPIGIFRTSQVHPYEAGRQPDEFHAEGCIELESGHNFEQALTGLDGCERIWIIFHFHHNPDWQPMVLPPRGSDTKLGVFATRSPYRPNGIGMSCVKVARIEKLKIFVSGADILDGSPVLDIKPYVAYADSFPGVEPAWLKNAEKHVISFSERAKESLRYLDSHGVTQLRGFLLHQLEYEPTNSRKKRVKAAGEEFVIAYRTWRARFSVAKDQVQVLEIFSGYSSADLENADDPYADKIIHKQFKKLFQPLS
- a CDS encoding permease, giving the protein MIDAFLSALVIGAGETYLPAYSLSIGMGEIFAGILASLPLVSGAILQLITPRGLQQVQSHKHWVVASAILQALTFIPLIYFSATRAPNFWTLFFILTLYWGSGFSSGLAWNWWMGRLVNVEEGNTFFSKRTKISQLGILIGLVAGGVALHNKVEIGPFTSVFTLLFAFAFACRLFSSYILSNQYFDPAWINEKKLGFRESWKVFWSNTSKRQFFFFLAPFQAAVFISSPFVTPYMLAQAKMDYGTYMVAIAILFIGKIAAITAIERFRKSASGFSLLLFGAGAVAPLPALWALSSSHLYIFFLQLISGLAWAFVEVGLSLIFFKDIKQDEKIAVLTVYNLLNSTAIILGTYLGGKFLWLLGEHLTGYYWLFIIGSVGRIVGFIPLYRYIRTQMALTPPTTTEAERAS
- a CDS encoding cysteine rich repeat-containing protein — translated: MIRIILVSALTLGLSSFANAHNHEKHEACAKDRETLCAGMEPGKGLHKCMKENKEKLSAECKAHVETMKEHMKDMKDACQADKEKYCGNVEQGKGRIIKCMKENKDKLSAECKAEIESAKAARKGK